Genomic DNA from Deinococcus sonorensis KR-87:
ATCGCCGGTGTCGAAGGTGCACACGCGTTTGAGGTTGGCGACGTTGCTGCTGTTGATCTGGTCCAGCGGCGAGTACCGCTGCCCCATGTACCCTTTGTTCGACATCAGCCAGGAGTCGGTGGCGTTGTCCGCGTCGTTCAGTTCACTCTGGCTGGGGCCTTGGACGGCCAGGGCGGAGGTGCACAGCATCGCGGTCATCAGGGCAAAACGGGTCATCTTCACAAGGTCTCCTGGTGGAACATGGACTCTGATGGGCGGGAGGACGCCGATGCGGCGTCCGGTCGGACGCTGCACCGCTGGGGGTGTGGCGTGTTTACTTCTTGAAGCCGTATTTCTTCAGGTCGTCGGCCTTGAAGGCGGCTTTGCCGGGTTTTGCACCGTTCTGCTGCAGAATGTAAGTGGTCACCGCGAGGTACTCCGCCGGCTTGAGGGTGCCGGGCGCGGTCTGGGGCATGGTGGTGGACATGATGTAATGGAAGTCGTCCAGGGTGTTGGTGGCCCATTTCGTGAGGAACACGCTGCCCGCGAGTTTCGGCGCGCCGCCGTTGCTGAGTTTGTCCCCGTGGCACATCGCGCAGTTGGCTTTGTAGACCTTGGCGCCGGTGGCGGCCTGTTCCTTGGTGAACGGCGCTTTGAGGTACGAGGTGGGGGTGGTCGTTGCCGCGTGCGCCACCAGGGTCGCGGTCAGCAGCACGCCGGCGAATGCGCCGAGAAGCGTTTTCATGTGGGGCCTCCAGTGAGGAAAGAAGCGGAGCGGTGACGGTGGTTCCCACCTGGGCGTGGGTCTACCCGGATGTGGCGCTGTTCAGGATGCCGACCATCAGCGGCGCGACTTCCCGGCTGACGGCCAGGGGCGAGCCCTGACCATTCAGCAGCCGCGCCACGAAAAACCGTTCGGTCAACGCCAGGTAGGCCTGGGCCAGCACTTCTGAAGGGATGTCCTGTCCGATGATGCCGTCCTGTTGAAGGTCGTCAAATCCCTGATCGTAGATGGCGAGGTAGGTGTCTCGCTCCGCCGGATTGTTCAGTTGATGGCGAATGACGAGGGTGGTCAGGTCCATGTTTTCCGTGAGTGCGGTGAATAATGTATTGATCCCGTATTCAATCCTTTCGAGGAGATTCTCAGCCGTCCAGGCAACATCTTGGTGGAACATGGAAGCGGCCGCGCTGTACCACGTTTCCGCGGTGTTCTCGATAATGTCGTGGTAGGCCGCTTCTTTACTCGGCCAGACACGATAGAAAGAAGGCTGGGTCAGTTCCGCATTAGCGACGATGTTGCTAACCTTGGCTCCCGTCAGGCCGTATAAAGCGAATTCTTTGATGGCTGAACACCGCAAACGGTCGCTATTTACAAGATGACGGCGCGTCTGCGGATGCAACGGTTCCTTTGCAGGCATAATCAGACCTTTGATTTGAACTCAATCAACGTAGCCCAAAGTAGACGTACTCTCAACCCATGTTTGAGTACACCTATTGAATTGGGGCGTCATGTCACATCTGCGTCTCCCCGGAGCGACCCGTCTCAAGCCCGACATCGCGGTCCGTCAATCAGGCCGCCGAGCTCCCACGACCGGTCGTTGTGGCTGCCGTCCGTCCAGCCCAGCATCCGGAGCAGCGCGTGCGCGCTGCACGGCACGGCGTTGTCTTCCGGTTTCCCCTGTTCGAGGGACAGGGTGGTGAGGACCAGCATCATGTCGTTGTCCGGGAGGTGAGGAACGCCACACGAGTTGCCCCGGCACGCTACGTACAGCTCACGTCCTGCGATCTCGAACGCGTGCTCCCACCGCGTTTCCCAGCGTTGAGACAGGTCAGGCCGCTGATCAGGGAGGCTTCCGCCAGGTTCAGGTTATCGGACTTGGACCGCAGGGCCAGAAGGCTGACTGAGGTCATCCGCGACAACATGACACACGTCATCAATAGAGAGAGATAAAAGATAACCATAAAAAGAAGATCATCTTCAGTGAAACGGGGCGGTTCATTTGCCGATCGCGGTTGTCTGCGCGAATGCCACAACGTGGACGGGTGAGGGGCGGCGCATGCCCACGATCTTGAAGGCTCCAGCGCAGCGCGACTCCACAACGTGGATGGGCCGAACACCACAAGCCGGACGGGTGAACGTGACCGGCTGTGCCCGGCCGGTGTGGACGGCTCCACCCGTCGGCCGGGTGAGGGCCGCCACGCCACTCCACGAACTGGACGGGCGAGGGGCGGTGCATGCCCACGATCTGGACGGGAAGCGGCGCGCACGATCCCACCAACTGGACGGGTAAGGGGCGCAGGACCCAGGCGGCCCGTCCCGCCCGGTCAGCGGCGTGTGATGCGCCCTGAGGCACGGTGCGGACATGCGCCTGAAGTGCCCGCCCTGGCAGGCGTTCGCGGTCCTGGCGGCGCTGAGCCGACACCCGCCGCGCGTCGGTCGGCGGCGGATTCCGTGACGCGCTGCGCTGAGTCAGGCGCACCACCGCAGGCCATCCGGGAGGCGGTTCCGTAGCGTCTCGGTCAGGCACGCCTGCCAGTGCGGGTCGCTCAGCGTCAGCGGATCATCGACCGTCACCCCACTTGTGGCGTCCGGCCGCACCCGCCGCTGCCCGTCCAGCCACCGCACCTGCGTGTCCAGCGCCGTTCGGTCCAGCGGCGTGCGCGTCACTTCCCGCGCCATGGATAAGGCTGCGGGTTAGCCTCCACTCGGGGTGACCCGGCGTGAGCGTCTGTCGACCCGGTGCGCCCTGGCCCGGTTGCGAGCGGGCGGCCACGCGTGCGGCTTCGCCGGGACCTGGGGGCGGTGCGCCTGAACGCCTCCACGGCGCGTCCTGGCGCTGGACGCCGTCCGCCTCAGCGGAGGAAGAAGGCGGTGACGGTGCGGGCCACCTCTTCGGGCGCGCTCTTGTCCAGTCCGAAATGGTCGAGCGTGGGGAAGACGTGCGTCTCGGCGTGGGGCAGGACCTCGGGGAGCCGGTTCATGGCGAGGTCCACCCACTCGAGTTCACTGCGCCCACCCTGGAGGAGCAGCACCTCCGCGGCCACGTCCTGGTACTGCTGCACGGTGCTGTCGAGCGCCGCGAGCGCCTGGTGCTCTCTCAGGTTTTCTGGGAGCAGGCGGAGCAGGTCCCGCAGTTCGTCGGGCTTCACGACGCGTGGGAGCAGGAGTTTCATCAGCCAG
This window encodes:
- a CDS encoding TetR/AcrR family transcriptional regulator, which codes for MPAKEPLHPQTRRHLVNSDRLRCSAIKEFALYGLTGAKVSNIVANAELTQPSFYRVWPSKEAAYHDIIENTAETWYSAAASMFHQDVAWTAENLLERIEYGINTLFTALTENMDLTTLVIRHQLNNPAERDTYLAIYDQGFDDLQQDGIIGQDIPSEVLAQAYLALTERFFVARLLNGQGSPLAVSREVAPLMVGILNSATSG
- a CDS encoding c-type cytochrome — its product is MKTLLGAFAGVLLTATLVAHAATTTPTSYLKAPFTKEQAATGAKVYKANCAMCHGDKLSNGGAPKLAGSVFLTKWATNTLDDFHYIMSTTMPQTAPGTLKPAEYLAVTTYILQQNGAKPGKAAFKADDLKKYGFKK